The DNA window TCAAGTTGCTGGTGAATATCATCAACACTGATTGGCTTGAGGTGGAACTGAAGACAACGCGACAGAATCGTCACTGGCAGCTTTTGTGGATCAGTTGTCGCTAACAAGAACTTCACGTACTCCGGTGGCTCTTCCAATGTTTTCAACAAAGCATTGAACGAGTGACGCGACAACATGTGTACTTCATCAATGAGATACACTTTAAAGCGCCCACGAGCAGGTTTATATTGAACGTTGTCTAACAGTTCACGAGTATCTTCAACTTTAGTACGTGAGGCTGCGTCAATTTCTAATAAATCAACAAACCGACCTTCATCAATTTCGCGACAAGTATCGCACTGACCACAGGGTGTTGCGGTAATGCCGGTTTCACAGTTCAATCCTTTGGCGAATAAACGGCCGATACTTGTTTTACCAACACCACGAGTGCCACTAAACAAGTACGCATGATGGAGGCGATTTTGCGCTAACGCGTTTTCCAAAGCCGTCAAGACATGTTTTTGTCCTACGACCTGGTCAAACTTATTAGGACGCCATTTTCGCGCTAAAGCTAAATAACTCATTGAATGTATTAATGTCCTTCAAAATCACAGATGCTGTAGACGTTTAGACCTAAAGCTTCTAAACGTTTGTCACCGCCGATTTCAGGTAGATTGATAACGAATGCAGCGTGCTCTACTTCACCACCTAACTGGCGAATGAGTTTAGTCGTTGCTTCGATGGTACCGCCAGTAGCCAGCAAATCATCAACAACAAGTACTTTGTCGCCTTCGACAATAGCATCTGTATGGATTTCTAATGTATCCATGCCGTACTCTAGTTCGTACGATTGAGCGATTGTAGGACGTGGCAGTTTGCCTGGCTTACGCACTGGAACAAAACCAACGCCTAGCTCAAGAGCTAGTGGCGCACCAAACAGGAAGCCTCGTGCTTCTGTACCCACAACTTTGGTAAAACCCATCTCTTTGTAACGTTCAACCAGCAGACCTATGGTCGCCTGATATGCCGTTGCGTCTTCCAGAAGACTGGTTACATCACGAAAAAGGATGCCTGGTTTTGGGTAATCTTGGATGCTTTTGATGCTGGATTTGATCAGTGAAATTGTTTCTGTAGTCATAATACCGGTTTACTTAGATTAGCTCATCACCCTCTAGCTTTTCTCAGTATCACGAGGGTAACGAACAATAGGTTCTCACCACTGTGTGCTTCTTTTCGTAAAGTCACAGGTGCTGAAAATACAAACGCCCACTCGAAGAGCGGGCACACTATTCCCTACAATCTTAGTGATTTTCTTCGCTGTCAGCAACCAGCTCAATCACAGGTAGACGCATAAACCAGCTAAGTAAAACGATTGCCATCACTAAAAGTACAATTTTCACCCAAATGACAGGAGCAACAAGGATCGAAAACGTAAAGCTAAGGGCAATAAAAACAGTGCCACGCTGCTTTACCTTCGCATCAACAGCTTTATTCTTATTCCAGTTATAGAGAATTGGACCGAAGGTTCTGTGATTGTGTAACCATTGATGAAACTTAGGGCTGCCACGCATAAAACAAGCACTAGCAAGTAAGATAAACGGAGTCGTTGGCAAAAGAGGAAGAACAATTCCCGCGATACCGAGAACGATGCAGAGTCCACCAACGATATTGAAAAAGTAACGCTTAAAACGAATGGTGAACTCCACTGAAGATAGCTAGATGATTAACCCGCGTAGCCGTTCAGCACACGCAACCAGGTTAGCGTTGCAGGTAATGTTGGGATCATAAGTACTGCAATAAAACCTAAAAAGTAAAAAATATTATAAGGCTCTTTGAACTCTTTGTCTGCCATGATGTTTCTTCTCACTATTTGACTTTGCTTCTCCCACCACACAACGTTAACTCTACGTTACAGAAATGGGGTATTATTGTTTAGGCGCAGACTATACCTTATACCGTCAACTATAAACACAAACTAAAAGTAAGGTTATTTAACTGCCAACAAGTTTTAGTAACACCCAACTGACATAAAAAAAGCAGCGTTGAACGCTGCTTTTTCATTTAAAGTTCGGCTTTAATACATTACATATCAAACATGACGAGTGATATTAAGGCTAAAGTTTGATGAACCGAGACTTCCAACAGACAGTTGTCCGGCTGTTGTCAGCGGTAAATCCCGAGTAATAAAATTTTTCATACTTCCGTCACCAAGGCAATGTCCCCCCTCAATGTGCTGTTTGGCGTCTCCATTGATCCACTGGCTCTCTATGCCCGCAGGCAAGATAGAAACCGTCGACGACGCTAAATCCGCAACACCAAAGACGGCATTTACCGGACCCGCGCATTTCGAGCACGCGATCCCTTTTTCGATGATACCTACCATATCCTTAAGATCTGCGCTAAAGCTTTTCAAGTTCCGCAGATAGTCATCAAACAACGCCCTGACAAGTAACGTGGTCCCTACACCACCATTATCCTGCGTTGCGGAATCCACTAAGTAGAAAGCAAACTGTCCATTCATCAACCAGCGGTAGTCAAATACCAATGGCATAACATCTGTCGATTGAAGCAACCGATAAGAACAGCGCCAATCTCCTTGTGAAGCATCCTTATCCGGAAGTAACGCGTGTAAAAGATCTCTTGCCGCATTTGGGGACTGCTGTAAGTATTCCAAATGCCAGTAAAGCTCTTGCTCATCAGGTAGTTCCCCGCCGTCATCCACTCGGAACCACTGACTGGAAAAGTCACGTTGCTCTGAAAAATGACTGTCACAATCCTCAAGTGTGTTATCTATAGCTTGAGACAAATGTTTATAGTTACCTATCGGTTTAGGCAGGAAGTCTTTAATACCAAAACGCAACGCCTTTGCTACGTCAGACATATCATCCGTACCGGATATCGCAATTAACGGCAATGATGGGTATTCAAGACTAACTTCTTCGACGAACTCTATGCCATTCAATAAAGGCATAGATAAATCACATAAGACAAGATCGGGTTGGTGTTCCCTTAGTTGTTGAAGAGCTTCTAGACCATTTTCAGCTTCTATGACTTCAAAACCCTGACTTTCTAAATAGGCATTGGTGACGTTACGAAAAATGGCGTCATCATCCACTAACATTATGAGTCTATGATTAACCGCTTCCTGCTCCGAGACCATGGCCGTTTGACTGTGAGTCTTAAACATATCTATACACCTCACATAGATCAGTCAAAAAACGAATTTCAATTTAAGTAGTTATTATTGTTGTATTTACATGCAGCGAAACGCCGCCCAGCAAGCTACAAGGCAGTTCCACCTTGTATAAAAAGTAGCTTGAAAAGAAGGTTTATACAACTATTAGATAGTTTATCAATATTTACGAAGTAAGAATTACTACGGTCAAATAGTGCAACATGTTGACTTGAAGCAACCTTTAGTTACAAAATTAAATATAAATTTACCTGAATCAGCAATTTAATGTGTCCGGAAATATGAAATTAGATGATCTAAACCTATTTAGACTTGTTGTCGAAAATGGGAGCTACACAGCAACTTCGAGAAAAACCATGATTCCGGTTGCAACCATCACCCGACGCATTCAAGCGCTGGAAGACTCTGTCAATTTGAGACTGTTGAACCGTCACGCACGTAAGTTATCTCTTACAGAAGCCGGAGAACGTTTTTTCAAGGAGTGCTCTCCACTACTTGAAAAGCTGGCTTCAACTGCAGAAGAGATCACTGATGATTGCCACGGAGCATCTGGGAGAATCAAGATATCTGCGCCTTCTAACCTGACTAAACGCATGATAATGCCGATGTTTAATGGGTTTATGAGACAGTATCCAGATATTAATATT is part of the Vibrio sp. B1FLJ16 genome and encodes:
- the apt gene encoding adenine phosphoribosyltransferase, with the translated sequence MTTETISLIKSSIKSIQDYPKPGILFRDVTSLLEDATAYQATIGLLVERYKEMGFTKVVGTEARGFLFGAPLALELGVGFVPVRKPGKLPRPTIAQSYELEYGMDTLEIHTDAIVEGDKVLVVDDLLATGGTIEATTKLIRQLGGEVEHAAFVINLPEIGGDKRLEALGLNVYSICDFEGH
- a CDS encoding YbaN family protein, with the translated sequence MEFTIRFKRYFFNIVGGLCIVLGIAGIVLPLLPTTPFILLASACFMRGSPKFHQWLHNHRTFGPILYNWNKNKAVDAKVKQRGTVFIALSFTFSILVAPVIWVKIVLLVMAIVLLSWFMRLPVIELVADSEENH
- a CDS encoding response regulator, producing the protein MFKTHSQTAMVSEQEAVNHRLIMLVDDDAIFRNVTNAYLESQGFEVIEAENGLEALQQLREHQPDLVLCDLSMPLLNGIEFVEEVSLEYPSLPLIAISGTDDMSDVAKALRFGIKDFLPKPIGNYKHLSQAIDNTLEDCDSHFSEQRDFSSQWFRVDDGGELPDEQELYWHLEYLQQSPNAARDLLHALLPDKDASQGDWRCSYRLLQSTDVMPLVFDYRWLMNGQFAFYLVDSATQDNGGVGTTLLVRALFDDYLRNLKSFSADLKDMVGIIEKGIACSKCAGPVNAVFGVADLASSTVSILPAGIESQWINGDAKQHIEGGHCLGDGSMKNFITRDLPLTTAGQLSVGSLGSSNFSLNITRHV